The genomic segment TAGATGGCGCCACCGTTTAAAAGCAGTTGCGCGCGCACCGCGTCATCAGTTCAAATTGAAAAAGCGAGTGAAAACAATCACGAAACGAAGTTTGGAGAGAATATCTCTGCGAATTTAACGAAGTCTTGGAGTTAGTCAGTTGAAAacgaaataagaaaaaatgtcGCTGCTACCATTCTTGTTCGACTACGAAATGAGCCGCCCCCGTCTTTTGGAACAGCACTTCGGGATGGGGCTGACACCTGAAGATCTCCTGCACGTTACTGCTGGGCCTCTGGTCAACAGGGAGTACTACAGGCCCTGGCGCCACCTCGCAGCAGCTGCACGGGACGTCGGATCCAGCATCAAGTCCGACAGAGACAAGTTCCAAGTCAACTTGGATGTGCAGCACTTCGCGCCGGAGGAGATCAACGTGAAGACTGCTGATGGGTACATAGTGATTGAAGGAAAGCACGAGGAGAAGAAGGACCAGCACGGGTATATTTCCCGCCAGTTTACCCGGCGGTACGCGTTGCCCGAGGGTTGTGTTCCTGAGACCGTGGAGTCGAGGCTGTCTTCTGACGGCGTGCTGACGGTGACTGCGCCCAGGAAGGTGCCGGCCGCTGTCCAGGGCGAGCGCAGCGTCCCCATCACCCAGACCGGACCAGTTCGCAAGGAAGTCAAGGACCAGGCTAACGGTGACAAGTAGGGCGACGATCTCTTTTACTTGAAATTAGTCATTCCTTATTTTCTCTCTTATTGTAAGACTGATTGTTTTAAGTTACCTAATAAATACTCAGTATTTAAACATAGACTgtgttttaatatacattttagcAATATCTAACACCGAAGTTTATCAAAATggtaatgtaggtaggtaatgtaGTAAGCCATCGGGTAGTACGTACTTGGGCCATTAATTGATCTGGAGATCAGAATGTATGAAATTGTATCTACATAGGTATAGGTACCAGACAACACAGGTAATCTCTCGCTATCATTTTCCGACCATTTATACTGTGTCCGGCATTCTCCAGTCCCCCACACCCAAACGTCTACTTACCCCCATAAGGTATAAACCACAAGGTGATCCGACTGTTTGTTTGCTATCATATACCCATGAAGTAAATACAAATGTAGATGTCAAAACTCGATTTGCTTCTACTTTCTCGTTGCTTCACGACTGACGCATCACGCCACGCCGGATATCattctgaggccgtggtatcactccactACTAGTCGAGCCGACCAGTCGACCGGCGCATTCGTGCATCGCACGCACcctacgcattccgtatgacggtacggtacgcatcgcatgtaggcattgccgctgatgcggtccgtacgatgcggacaaACAagatacaagacaaactaaaatccgttacgtgcgatacgtacgacgcgggcctgtggacgcctACCTTTCAGTGCCTTAAGTATAATTCATGaaggtaaagtaaataaaatatgagaagTTACAAGGTAATAGGTATGGTAACACGTAAATATAATACGTTTAATGACAAAGCGTCTTGAATACATTTATTCTGattaacaacaatttattttggaaatttcGTCTTATTCATGTTATTTATGTGCGAATTTTGTCGTAAGTATTTACCgtattaatgttgttttgtaaatataatgtagGTGCTATTAACAATGGAAAATTCGTtgagattaattttatataatgcgTCATAACATTATTGTCAAAAAAGGTGTCATATTATTACACAGCTAAACTATAATGGAGCCCTAGGTACCTACGTAAaaatttaagattaaaaaaagtttatttcagttttacaCAAAATTCTTTCCATCTCGCTGCCAACAAGTCTATTTTGCCCGGGGTATTTGGTTATTTAACCAAACAGTGTTCGTTTatcattaaaagttttaaatacatttcacaTAATTAgcaaagattatattaaaagaTAACTATGATAGATGTTCATGTTCGTATTAATGTTTGAAactaatttatacattttaataaggGAACGTTGacgtattttctattgtttactGACTTCAAAATAGGAGGTTCTTAGTTTCAcctgtatgtaagtatgtatgtatgtttgacgTCGCGTATGTGTCGCATTTTGCTGACCCTATTTGATGCTGTTTTCAccttagtatttttcaaacttaggagAAGATTTTAGGGATTTTACCTGAAAAAAGCTAAAATGACCATGCaataatgtcacgcctttaatttaTACCCTGGCctgaaggggcaggcagaggtgcacagtgcacatacatacataatgataCCTATCTACATATCTCACCATTATCTTATGAGTCCCTCATGCTATGacttaatagggggtgaacttATTGCCATTCAAATACAGCTTAGCACGCGTTTTTAATAAGCGAGCGAAGCTGTGGGCGGAATGCTAGTGTTTTATAAGATTTAAAGATTTaactttacataaataaacaagatgtttagataaaaatacatattttgcatCTATAAACAAAGTACTTACGTCtgaaaagttaaaaatacattgtaagCAAAGAGGAAGTAGATACTAAGtgattatttaagtttaaagcGGTTTATTTTCTCATTTATCTTGAATTAATTGTGTAATTACATTGATGTTGTTAGTTTTAGGAAAGATAaggtttacataaaatataattattcgtATCTATATTTGAGTATTCGCAAATTAATCATTAGCTTGTAACTCCTTTGGCACTGTGGGCCAATCGAACCCGCACATCTTAGACAGCATTGTGGGTGTCCGGGTTCGATTGtttcattgcttaccatcaggtgaaacgtcGTATTGtcgcatcgtcacgccttttattcccgaagaaATAGGAAGAGGTGCATATCACTGCACGTAATGCccctgtacacccacttttcaccttttgtgttataagtcccatgtaatagggagtgagccataaactgggcacaattccagactccgtgctactactgagaaatttaaacTTCGGTTGAAATGTCTGCTTGTTCAAAGATGTCATGTAAGTTATTTAAAacccatataaaaataataagtattatttttacctaaaataagtaagtaggtaatatttgacccagagctgcggactatctagcgggttaccggggcttcagctcgaaaagcaggagaaggaacggggtggttttgggtcagaaagagtctgacactccctctcgcctcgcctagttcacatttttgtt from the Spodoptera frugiperda isolate SF20-4 chromosome 16, AGI-APGP_CSIRO_Sfru_2.0, whole genome shotgun sequence genome contains:
- the LOC118280771 gene encoding protein lethal(2)essential for life, with amino-acid sequence MSLLPFLFDYEMSRPRLLEQHFGMGLTPEDLLHVTAGPLVNREYYRPWRHLAAAARDVGSSIKSDRDKFQVNLDVQHFAPEEINVKTADGYIVIEGKHEEKKDQHGYISRQFTRRYALPEGCVPETVESRLSSDGVLTVTAPRKVPAAVQGERSVPITQTGPVRKEVKDQANGDK